The following are from one region of the Macaca thibetana thibetana isolate TM-01 chromosome 2, ASM2454274v1, whole genome shotgun sequence genome:
- the GAP43 gene encoding neuromodulin, whose translation MLCCMRRTKQVEKNDEDQKIEQDGIKPEDKAHKAATKIQASFRGHITRKKLKGEKKDDAQAAEAEANKKDEAPVADGVEKKGEGTTATEAAPATGSKPDEPGKAGETPSEEKKGEGDAATEQAAPQAPASSEEKAGSAETESATKASTDNSPSSKAEDAPAKEEPKQADVPAAVTAAAATTPAAEDAAAKATAQPPTETGESSQAEENIEAVDETKPKESARQDEGKEEEPEADQEHA comes from the exons GTTGAAAAAAATGATGAGGACCAAAAGATTGAACAAGATGGTATCAAACCAGAAGATAAAGCTCATAAGGCCGCGACCAAAATTCAGGCTAGCTTCCGTGGACACATAACGAGGAAAAAGCtcaaaggagagaagaaggatgATGCTCAAGCTGCTGAGGCTGAAGCCAATAAGAAGGATGAAGCCCCTGTTGCCGATGGGgtggagaagaagggagaaggcaCCACTGCTACCGAAGCAGCCCCAGCCACTGGCTCCAAGCCTGATGAACCCGGCAAAGCAGGAGAAACTCCTTCcgaggagaagaagggagagggtgATGCTGCCACAGAGCAGGCAGCCCCTCAGGCTCCTGCATCCTCAGAGGAGAAGGCCGGCTCAGCTGAGACAGAAAGTGCCACTAAAGCTTCCACTGATAACTCGCCGTCCTCCAAGGCCGAAGATGCCCCAGCCAAGGAGGAGCCTAAACAAGCCGATGTGCCTGCTGctgtcactgctgctgctgccaccaccccTGCTGCAGAGGATGCTGCTGCCAAGGCAACAGCCCAGCCTCCAACGGAGACTGGGGAGAGCAGCCAAGCCGAAGAGAACATAG aagcTGTAGACGAAACCAAACCTAAGGAAAGTGCCCGGCAGGATGAGGGTAAAGAAGAGGAACCCGAGGCTGACCAAGAACATGCCTGA